The nucleotide window AAATCTGCCTGAATCACAGAATCCCACACGGAATCATATGCTGGAACACCGCGTGGATAACGATCCGTTCTTGACCAAATCCATTGGTTATTGAACCCCGTGGTCACACTGATATTCAGATCCTGTTCAATTACCTTGCGGCAGAGGTCGATATAAACGCTGCACGGCAGCTGCTTGATGATCGTCTCCCCGGTTTCCAAACGTACCGCTGCGCCATTGCCGCCAATGAAATTGATATCAAAGCCAAGGGCTTCTGCGATCACAGGATAATGATGCAGTCCCCGGGCTGTAGCAACCGCAAATTTATTTCCCTGCTCAACCCAACGCTTCACCGCCTTAAAATTATCTTCCCGCTGGTGCGGATTGGCGGATTCTTTGCGCGGATACAAGGTTCCGTCTAAATCTGAAATTAACAGTTTGGTCGGTTTGTCTGAAGTATGAAATTCCCAGTCCTTCTCCATAGCCTACTTCCTCTCCTTTATATCTATATAGATATGTTCTATTTAGAATATACTATGAATTCGGATTCACGTCAATTCTCAGTTTCAGCTCAACTTAAAAATAGGAATAAGAATCTGAGGCCTTTTCTTTTTCATCTCCGCAAACCGTTTCTGTTATACTTAATGTAAGCAAAGAAACAAGGACAAGAGGTGGTTTGTTTTATGATTCGATCAGTACTGTTTGATTTTGATGATACGCTGGGCGATTACAAAGAGGCGCAGGAAGAAGCTAAGAAAATCATCAGCGTCTT belongs to Holdemania massiliensis and includes:
- a CDS encoding HAD-IIB family hydrolase, translated to MEKDWEFHTSDKPTKLLISDLDGTLYPRKESANPHQREDNFKAVKRWVEQGNKFAVATARGLHHYPVIAEALGFDINFIGGNGAAVRLETGETIIKQLPCSVYIDLCRKVIEQDLNISVTTGFNNQWIWSRTDRYPRGVPAYDSVWDSVIQADLETIDPTAGVERIQIFVPPPQRDELRAFIQKQNYPGLITTSDQDMIDIGPLNSSKGISILELCERFKLDRDHLIVVGDSENDIPMFEITRHSYCIDLAEAHVAARAAHTVASVAEMIHLLLDE